A stretch of the Haladaptatus sp. R4 genome encodes the following:
- a CDS encoding dihydrodipicolinate synthase family protein, translated as MPLSNDEVRQHLRGVAAGILTPFDDNLEVDYEKVKENACCLYDNGIRTFLASANISEYHSLSQDEQIKVTQSSVDVLPSDACILAGVGGSTEEAKDTIRSYDRVGVDAMMIMPPDHSYIHERGLIRYYEKLDAVADAPLVPYVKGFEPSVEYLRDLTNVDGVVGIKYALEDAVKLGMGVEAGADDVVWVNGLAEPFALPFWNEGIEGFSAGVSNFRPEIGLELFEALTAGDWERARRIRNICVPYQNFREETGENNMIAGAISVSAVKKGLDLAGLHGGNVREPIEPLSPADEQKAEELYGQLEDDIERLIVE; from the coding sequence ATGCCACTTTCAAACGATGAGGTGCGCCAGCACCTGCGTGGTGTCGCCGCTGGAATCCTTACACCGTTCGACGATAACCTCGAGGTCGATTACGAAAAAGTCAAGGAAAATGCATGTTGTCTGTACGATAACGGTATTCGAACGTTTCTGGCGTCCGCCAATATTAGTGAATATCATTCTCTCTCCCAAGATGAACAGATCAAAGTGACACAGTCAAGTGTTGATGTTCTTCCATCGGACGCCTGTATTCTTGCCGGAGTGGGTGGGAGTACGGAGGAAGCAAAGGACACCATTCGTAGTTACGATCGTGTCGGCGTCGACGCAATGATGATAATGCCTCCGGACCACTCGTACATTCACGAACGAGGTCTCATCCGATATTATGAGAAACTCGATGCCGTCGCCGATGCTCCCTTGGTTCCGTACGTGAAAGGGTTTGAACCGTCGGTCGAATACCTGCGTGATCTAACGAACGTCGATGGTGTGGTCGGCATCAAGTACGCCCTCGAGGACGCAGTCAAACTCGGCATGGGTGTCGAAGCGGGTGCCGACGATGTCGTTTGGGTGAACGGTCTCGCCGAACCGTTTGCCCTGCCGTTCTGGAACGAAGGCATCGAAGGGTTCTCGGCGGGCGTCAGCAACTTCCGCCCGGAGATTGGCCTCGAATTGTTTGAGGCGCTTACCGCGGGCGACTGGGAGCGCGCAAGACGCATCCGCAACATCTGTGTGCCCTACCAGAACTTCCGCGAAGAGACTGGAGAGAACAACATGATCGCCGGAGCGATCAGCGTTTCAGCGGTGAAAAAGGGACTCGATCTCGCCGGATTACACGGTGGGAATGTCCGTGAGCCGATCGAACCGCTGTCACCTGCAGACGAGCAGAAGGCTGAGGAGTTGTACGGGCAACTCGAGGACGACATCGAACGCCTCATCGTCGAATGA
- a CDS encoding Gfo/Idh/MocA family protein, with product MDELLRYGIVGCIGIGQTHGQAVQNVDGVELVACSDVVPENAQSFAEEFDCVAYTDTTEMIKDANIDAISVCTPSGTHSQVVIEAAEAGAHILCEKPLDIFADRMDKMITACDDAGVTLAGVFQRRYDPPARRAKQAIDDGDFGDLVLGDTAVKWFRSQEYYDSGDWRGTREMDGGVLMNQAIHMIDRLCWLVGDVEEIWAAVDNVDRILDCEDTATMAVRFVNGTLGTIEGTTAVKGGLTRTEVNGTEGSITIKEDEISHFEVGTGEESFYHSETEHHDANGDISPLGTGHEAVVQDFVNALHEGHDPAVTGHEARKPVDIILAAYAAAERGEPVSPVDIREGLVGGPQVRAEDRD from the coding sequence ATGGACGAGTTACTCAGGTACGGGATTGTCGGGTGTATCGGGATTGGGCAGACACATGGGCAGGCTGTACAGAATGTTGACGGTGTTGAACTCGTTGCATGCTCGGATGTTGTCCCTGAAAATGCTCAGTCGTTTGCTGAGGAATTCGACTGTGTCGCCTACACAGATACAACAGAGATGATAAAAGACGCAAACATTGACGCGATCAGCGTTTGCACACCTAGCGGAACGCATTCACAGGTTGTCATCGAAGCTGCCGAGGCTGGTGCGCATATTCTTTGCGAGAAACCACTCGATATATTTGCCGATCGAATGGATAAGATGATTACGGCCTGTGACGATGCCGGTGTGACGCTCGCGGGTGTGTTCCAGCGACGCTACGACCCTCCAGCTCGGCGAGCTAAGCAAGCGATTGATGACGGTGATTTTGGTGATCTTGTACTTGGTGATACAGCCGTCAAATGGTTCCGTTCACAGGAATATTACGACTCTGGCGACTGGCGTGGCACCCGCGAAATGGATGGTGGGGTGCTGATGAATCAGGCTATTCATATGATTGACCGTCTCTGTTGGCTGGTTGGTGACGTTGAGGAGATCTGGGCGGCTGTCGATAATGTTGATCGGATACTTGATTGCGAGGACACTGCCACGATGGCAGTTAGATTTGTGAACGGCACACTCGGAACCATCGAGGGAACAACGGCTGTCAAGGGCGGTCTGACTCGGACAGAAGTCAACGGCACTGAAGGTTCGATCACGATAAAAGAGGATGAGATATCACACTTTGAGGTTGGCACTGGTGAGGAAAGCTTCTACCATTCAGAGACTGAACATCACGACGCCAACGGTGATATTTCCCCACTCGGTACGGGTCACGAGGCCGTAGTGCAAGATTTCGTTAACGCTCTACACGAAGGACATGACCCAGCAGTCACTGGTCACGAGGCCCGTAAACCGGTTGATATCATTCTCGCCGCGTATGCAGCGGCCGAGCGGGGTGAACCAGTTAGCCCTGTGGACATCCGTGAAGGCCTAGTTGGGGGCCCGCAGGTCCGCGCTGAGGACCGCGATTAG